One segment of Castanea sativa cultivar Marrone di Chiusa Pesio chromosome 3, ASM4071231v1 DNA contains the following:
- the LOC142628597 gene encoding uncharacterized protein LOC142628597, translated as MRRVPAGGITQRVRGLRNHARTPTAKPHSKLTYGTEAVIPVEVGVTSIRREAFHDESNNQQLRVNLDCLDEVRDRASDRIVEYQKKMTEYYNRRVRLRRLHVGDLVLRKVTTSTRNSTQGKLGPTWEGPYRVTHYSRQGNYHLETLDGKALPRPWNIEHLKKYHQKV; from the coding sequence ATGCGAAGGGTGCCGGCCGGAGGAATTACCCAACGTGTCAGGGGCCTACGTAACCACGCAAGAACTCCAACGGCGAAACCCCATTCAAAGCTTACATATGGCACTGAAGCAGTAATCCCGGTCGAAGTGGGAGTAACCAGCATCAGGCGAGAAGCATTCCACGATGAAAGCAATAACCAACAGTTACGAGTAAACCTAGACTGCCTGGACGAAGTAAGAGACAGAGCCTCGGACAGGATAGTAGAATACCAGAAGAAAATGACCGAATACTACAATAGAAGAGTGAGGCTCAGGCGACTCCACGTTGGTGACCTCGTCCTGCGGAAGGTGACGACATCAACTAGAAACTCCacccaaggaaagctcggccccacatgggaaggaccttaccgAGTCACTCATTACTCCAGGCAAGGCAACTATCACCTGGAAACCCTGGACGGGAAAGCGCTTCCtcgaccatggaacattgaACATTTAAAGAAGTACCATCAAAAGGTGTAA
- the LOC142628237 gene encoding photosystem II reaction center W protein, chloroplastic-like, which translates to MASITTTNFAKLSPGTGLVLKGSSGVQSSPVLGLPRMVTRGGVRCSMVEKTSSASGKGSISNTSMVASLMAAASVVTATAGPAMALVDDRLTTEGTGLPFGLSNNLLGWILFGMFGLTWTFYFIYTSTLEEDEESGLSL; encoded by the exons ATGGCTTCAATAACAACAACTAACTTTGCAAAGTTATCACCTGGTACTGGTCTTGTGCTCAAAGGGTCAAGTGGGGTTCAGTCAAGCCCTGTCCTTG GGTTGCCAAGAATGGTTACAAGAGGAGGGGTTAGGTGCAGCATGGTGGAGAAGACATCATCAGCAAGTGGCAAAGGCTCAATCTCAAACACTAGCATGGTTGCATCATTGATGGCTGCAGCATCGGTTGTGACTGCAACCGCAGGCCCAGCCATGGCTTTGGTTGATGACAGACTGACCACTGAAGGAACAGGACTTCCCTTTGGATTGAGCAATAACCTTCTTGGGTGGATATTATTTGGTATGTTTGGTTTAACTTGGACATTCTATTTTATCTACACTTCCACCCTAGAAGAGGACGAGGAGTCCGGGTTGTCTCTCTAA